One region of Eremothecium gossypii ATCC 10895 chromosome II, complete sequence genomic DNA includes:
- the SAM4 gene encoding S-adenosylmethionine-homocysteine S-methyltransferase SAM4 (Non-syntenic homolog of Saccharomyces cerevisiae YPL273W (SAM4) and YLL062C (MHT1)), producing MPRIPIRQYLEEDPTRVLVMDGGQGTELENRGIVVASPVWSAAPFLDAAAWQQPDSRERAIVASVLRDFVAAGAEVIMTITYQASFTSVTTNTGITTLQDYNALLDRIVGFCRETVGDDKYLVGSIGAWGAHVCAEFTGDYGPRPDHIDYLAYFKPQLDNFNAQPALDLIGFETIPNAHELRAILSWDESVIAKPFYVALSVHDAGTLRDGTPMADVAAIVAAAAPLNPNFLGLGINCSSLSRTPAILAELHALLPALPMTIYPNSGEIYDPVKKVWNASPHVVDWGAVVASYIRSGARIIGGCCRTIPNDIRQIADAVRTHARASSTDVPGHASP from the coding sequence ATGCCGCGCATACCGATCAGGCAGTATCTAGAGGAGGACCCAACCCGCGTCCTGGTCATGGACGGAGGCCAGGGTACAGAATTGGAGAACAGAGGAATAGTGGTCGCAAGTCCTGTGTGGTCAGCCGCCCCGTTCCTCGACGCCGCGGCCTGGCAGCAGCCTGACTCCCGCGAGCGCGCGATCGTTGCCTCGGTCTTGCGCGACTTCGTCGCCGCAGGTGCCGAGGTCATCATGACCATCACTTACCAGGCGTCCTTCACCTCCGTCACCACTAACACTGGTATCACCACCCTGCAGGATTACAACGCCCTCCTCGACCGAATCGTCGGCTTCTGCCGCGAGACCGTTGGCGACGACAAGTACCTCGTCGGCTCCATCGGCGCATGGGGCGCCCACGTCTGTGCAGAGTTCACCGGCGACTACGGCCCCCGCCCAGACCACATCGACTACCTCGCCTACTTCAAGCCCCAGCTCGACAACTTCAACGCTCAGCCCGCCCTCGACCTCATCGGCTTCGAGACAATTCCCAACGCCCACGAGCTGCGCGCCATCCTCTCCTGGGACGAGTCCGTCATCGCCAAGCCCTTCTACGTCGCCCTCTCCGTCCACGACGCCGGCACGCTGCGCGACGGCACCCCCATGGCCGACGTCGCAGCCATAGTCGCAGCCGCAGCCCCGCTCAACCCAAACTTTCTCGGCTTGGGCATCAACTGTTCCAGTCTCAGCCGCACGCCGGCCATTCTGGCTGAACTGCACGCGCTCCTGCCCGCGCTGCCCATGACCATCTATCCGAACAGCGGCGAAATCTACGACCCCGTCAAGAAGGTCTGGAACGCCAGCCCGCACGTGGTCGACTGGGGCGCCGTCGTTGCCTCTTACATACGTAGCGGTGCGCGAATAATAGGTGGCTGCTGCCGCACCATCCCAAATGACATCCGCCAAATCGCAGACGCGGTCAGGACCCACGCCAGAGCTTCTTCTACTGACGTTCCCGGCCACGCTTCCCCGTAA
- the VAN1 gene encoding Van1p (Syntenic homolog of Saccharomyces cerevisiae YML115C (VAN1); 1-intron), with protein sequence MPIFKRSDKNLELPISQHSRYQPRLKGRFSLKMNYKLKHVAMFVWVMICGTLVVRQLVGSGEREVILVDREVPMEEREVFVDVSDDERAAEWEPQVLDDPEYYDYEFAAASAERLAKYDEGFEHYFVTRDGQISRDDPEFEEQMEELVSATVEQYDLRNYEGTPNGAENREHVLICIPLRNAHPVLPMMFKHLMNLTYPHELIDVAFLVSDCSENDKTLQSLMEYATYLQKGTLNNVLAREEAEIKRLKAKHGNGGGDLYLKYMDQEYLQMVRDAFSPPYHENYEKPFRSVQVFKKDFGQKIGQGFSDRHHVKVQGIRRRLMGRARNWLTANALKPYHSWVYWRDVDVELCPGSVIEDLMSIGYDVIVPNVWRPLPEFLGGKQGYDLNSWIESTDALNLAKKLEEDDVIVEGYAEYATWRFHLITAREAKGNPREVIDLDGVGGVSILAKAKLFRQGAHFTAFAFENHAETEAFGKMAKKMGYKVGGLPHYTLWHIYEPSDDDIMDIARRERENRRS encoded by the exons ATGCCGATCTTTAAACGAAGTGATAAGAACTTGGAGCTGCCCAT CTCGCAGCATAGCCGGTACCAGCCGCGGCTGAAGGGGCGGTTTAGCCTGAAGATGAACTACAAGCTAAAGCACGTGGCCATGTTCGTGTGGGTGATGATATGCGGCACGCTGGTGGTGCGACAGCTAGTGGGGAGCGGGGAGCGGGAGGTGATCCTGGTGGATAGGGAGGTGCCAATGGAGGAGCGGGAGGTGTTTGTGGATGTGTCGGACGATGAGCGGGCGGCCGAGTGGGAGCCACAGGTGCTGGACGACCCGGAGTACTACGACTACGAGTTTGCTGCGGCCTCTGCGGAGCGGCTAGCAAAGTACGACGAGGGCTTCGAGCACTACTTTGTGACGCGCGATGGCCAGATTTCGCGCGATGACCCGGAGTTTGAAGAACAAATGGAGGAGCTGGTTTCGGCCACGGTCGAGCAGTACGACTTGCGCAACTACGAGGGCACGCCGAACGGCGCGGAAAACCGGGAGCACGTGCTGATCTGTATTCCGCTGCGTAACGCCCACCCTGTGTTGCCAATGATGTTCAAGCACCTGATGAACCTGACGTACCCGCACGAGCTTATAGATGTGGCCTTCCTGGTCAGTGACTGCTCTGAGAACGACAAGACCCTTCAAAGCTTGATGGAATATGCTACCTATCTCCAGAAAGGCACTCTGAACAACGTGCTGGCTCGAGAGGAGGCCGAAATCAAACGGTTGAAAGCGAAGCATGGCAACGGAGGCGGTGACCTATACTTGAAGTACATGGATCAAGAGTATCTGCAGATGGTCAGGGATGCGTTTAGTCCCCCGTACCACGAGAACTATGAGAAGCCCTTCCGGTCGGTGCAGGTGTTCAAGAAGGACTTTGGGCAGAAAATTGGACAAGGATTCAGTGACAGACATCACGTCAAGGTCCAGGGGATCAGGCGTCGTCTGATGGGCAGAGCGCGCAACTGGCTCACTGCAAACGCTTTGAAGCCATATCACTCTTGGGTATACTGGCGCGACGTGGACGTGGAACTATGTCCTGGCTCAGTCATTGAAGACTTGATGTCCATCGGTTATGATGTCATTGTGCCTAACGTTTGGAGACCGCTACCGGAATTTCTGGGGGGTAAGCAGGGCTATGACCTGAACTCGTGGATCGAGTCAACAGATGCTTTGAACCTTGCCAAAAAGCTTGAAGAAGATGACGTGATTGTAGAGGGTTATGCAGAATATGCAACATGGAGGTTCCATCTCATAACTGCCAGAGAAGCTAAGGGGAACCCCAGGGAAGTGATAGATCTTGACGGCGTGGGCGGTGTATCGATCTTGGCGAAAGCAAAGCTATTCCGGCAGGGCGCGCATTTCACTGCGTTTGCATTTGAAAACCACGCCGAAACGGAAGCTTTCGGCAAGATGGCGAAAAAAATGGGCTACAAAGTTGGTGGGTTACCGCATTATACACTGTGGCACATATATGAGCCTAGTGATGATGACATTATGGATATCGCTAGACGGGAAAGGGAAAATAGAAGATCATAA